The following are from one region of the Salminus brasiliensis chromosome 14, fSalBra1.hap2, whole genome shotgun sequence genome:
- the LOC140577045 gene encoding dual specificity protein phosphatase 7-like produces MASRSAGWLQMELDSGSLLLLDCRAHMLYQSARIETAISLAIPGILLRRLRKGNLPIRAVIPNKEDREKFLRRCRTDTVVLYDESSVELQHSGSVLALVLQKLWDDGCKAFFLEGGFVKFQMDYPEHCETFLDTSTADSSPPLSVLGLSGLRLSSDCSDGESDRELCGSTELDYSPLSGDQPAFPVQILPYLYLGCAKDSANLDVLGQYNIRYILNVTPNLPNVFEQGGYFRYKQIPIADHWSQNLCQFFPEAISFIDEARSKQCGVLVHCLAGISRSVTVTVAYLMQKLNLSLNDAYDFVKRKKTNISPNFSFMGQLLDFERTLRVSSPYEGQVSNGQFCFSPPTTAVFRLDRLDN; encoded by the exons ATGGCCAGCAGAAGCGCAGGATGGCTGCAGATGGAGCTGGACTCCGGTTCTTTGCTCTTGCTGGACTGTCGAGCCCACATGCTGTACCAGTCAGCCCGGATAGAGACAGCCATCAGCCTGGCCATCCCTGGGATCCTGCTGAGGAGGTTGAGGAAGGGGAACCTGCCCATCCGAGCCGTGATTCCGAACAAAGAGGACAGGGAGAAGTTCCTGAGGCGCTGCAGGACGGACACGGTGGTTCTGTACGACGAGTCCAGCGTGGAGCTCCAGCACAGCGGCTCTGTCCTCGCTCTGGTCCTGCAGAAGCTGTGGGACGATGGGTGTAAGGCGTTTTTCCTTGAag GAGGCTTCGTCAAGTTCCAGATGGATTACCCTGAGCATTGTGAGACTTTTCTGGACACTTCCACTGCCGACTCCTCTCCACCCCTGTCAGTGCTCGGACTCAGCGGCCTCCGCCTCAGTTCGGACTGTTCCGATGGGGAATCGGACCGAGAGCTTTGCGGTTCTACTGAGCTCGACTACAGCCCCTTATCCGGCGACCAGCCAGCTTTTCCAGTCCAGATCCTGCCCTACCTTTACCTGGGCTGTGCCAAAGACTCAGCCAACCTGGATGTGCTCGGCCAGTATAACATCAGATACATCCTGAATGTGACCCCCAATCTGCCCAACGTGTTTGAGCAGGGCGGTTACTTCAGGTACAAGCAGATCCCCATAGCCGACCACTGGAGTCAGAACCTGTGCCAGTTCTTCCCGGAGGCTATCTCTTTCATTG ATGAAGCTCGGTCCAAACAGTGCGGAGTGCTGGTGCACTGCCTGGCAGGGATAAGCCGTTCTGTGACTGTTACTGTGGCATACCTCATGCAGAAGCTCAACCTGTCCCTCAACGACGCGTACGACTTTGTCAAACGGAAGAAAACCAACATCTCTCCGAACTTCAGCTTCATGGGGCAGCTGTTAGACTTTGAGAGGACACTCCGAGTAAGTAGCCCGTATGAGGGACAGGTGTCCAACGGCCAGTTCTGCTTCAGTCCTCCGACCACTGCCGTTTTCCGGCTGGACAGGCTGGATAACTGA